A window from Littorina saxatilis isolate snail1 linkage group LG9, US_GU_Lsax_2.0, whole genome shotgun sequence encodes these proteins:
- the LOC138976034 gene encoding uncharacterized protein, which yields MLVFGLYEGDRITLDVSVGMTVKDVREMIMDLLNISVDQYKHDKKVLVLTWAGSDLQDPWVFSDLGIVPGTTIRVNLKEEVKPVLFIYCTHSQNTIPLYDNLMIGHMHLDELRDLASHKTGLPVGIFRLVNKAGVEMFDGHRLEDYGVDVGHTISLENLDGWNEFLNLAIMGFTPQVVSQIASDETTGRYQMKVALFLAAHFGHIDLARAMLRQGMKASEPIDYPPQRMWCTEDGHIDSRKAPVHRAVEMGQLGVLRLFVNHDITVVTAKDGDDLAPLNIALRKKVKNCASFLLTKQWSKINITKTFALHIGTYTHLRRWCDRAKERAFMKYGPFKSSLKRRPFQIGPLVGFGVTVDGFSNSIMTGKSKANMQRDREKKKLATRQSIPQMSVADTAGSTSDPESYFKHVNAVESLKSMGDKVKVGKWGRMAKAGSRGNLAADALTARSQAISDARTQRTPEPPKANANEGEDTVRLPPIMQKLRQRRVSISQVGVTSSDVTKDAPPAAQAVHLPAPHGGGEKREDRNSMMSKLVKTRGQAYFMAGGAGQPQPPLPAAQSQQQPLAPPPGGKVPSPNLPNTDRTERGVKTAAVELESQTDATTNRVRSSFGAESIDTASTATGEEAPPPPGGGGTNLPLPRRDTLLTTGRVTDATGALTSKVDDATDGGAKSKKKKNKRQGKVTSALLLSKAKASEGAIPLPLISTEQDRRPFFYYNGKREDVMVDPTIQNWSKHSLGAGTTPRERAIKSLSVANTFKEKPWLAQVQIALRIAANPTKRNVRRLRSASKRTFTIQ from the exons ATGCTGGTCTTCGGGCTGTACGAGGGAGACCGCATCACGCTGGACGTCAGTGTGGGCATGACGGTGAAGGACGTCCGCGAGATGATCATGGACCTCCTCAACATCAGCGTGGACCAGTACAAGCACGACAAAAAGGTGCTCGTGCTGACCTGGGCCGGCTCCGACCTCCAGGACCCCTGGGTGTTCTCCGACCTGGGCATCGTCCCGGGGACCACCATCAGGGTCAACTTGAAGGAGGAGGTCAAGCCCGTCTTGTTCATCTACTGCACGCATTCACAG AACACCATCCCTCTGTACGACAACCTGATGATCGGGCACATGCACCTGGACGAGCTGAGGGACCTGGCGTCGCACAAGACGGGCCTGCCTGTGGGCATCTTCCGTCTCGTCAACAAGGCAGGCGTGGAAATGTTCGACGGACACCGGCTGGAGGACTACGGGGTGGATGTTGGACACACGATCTCCTTAGAGAATCTGGACGGCTGGAACGAGTTCTTGAACCTGGCAATCATGGGTTTCACGCCTCAG GTCGTCTCACAAATCGCGTCAGATGAGACAACCGGCCGTTACCAGATGAAGGTGGCGCTGTTCCTAGCCGCCCACTTCGGTCACATTGACCTGGCGCGCGCCATGTTACGTCAGGGCATGAAGGCGTCGGAGCCAATCGACTACCCGCCTCAACGCATGTGGTGCACAGAGGACGGTCACATCGACAGCAGGAAGGCTCCCGTGCATCGCGCCGTGGAGATGGGGCAGCTTGGGGTACTAAG ATTGTTCGTCAACCACGACATTACAGTCGTTACGGCCAAGGACGGCGACGATTTAGCTCCCTTGAATATCGCTCTTCGTAAGAAGGTCAAGAACTGCGCGTCCTTCCTTTTGACAAAACAGTGGTCAAAG ATTAACATCACGAAAACGTTTGCGCTGCATATAGGGACGTACACTCATTTACGTCGGTGGTGCGATCGCGCCAAAGAGCGAGCCTTCATGAAGTATGGTCCTTTCAAGTCCTCGCTCAAACGTCGCCCGTTTCAGATTG GCCCTCTGGTGGGGTTCGGGGTGACAGTGGACGGCTTTTCCAACAGCATCATGACCGGCAAGTCCAAGGCCAATATGCAGCGAGACagggaaaagaaaaaactaGCCACAAGGCAATCTATACCCCAG ATGAGCGTGGCGGATACCGCGGGCAGCACGTCCGATCCGGAGTCCTACTTTAAGCACGTGAACGCCGTGGAGAGTCTCAAGTCCATGGgggacaaggtcaaggtcggcaAGTGGGGTCGTATGGCCAAGGCCGGTTCCAGGGGTAACCTCGCAGCAGATGCTTTGACGGCACG GTCACAAGCGATATCAGACGCGAGGACTCAGCGGACACCAGAACCTCCCAAAGCCAACGCCAACGAGGGGGAAGACACGGTCCGCCTGCCGCCCATCATGCAGAAACTACGTCAGCGCCGCGTGTCTATATCCCAGGTCGGCGTCACTTCTTCTGACGTCACCAAGGACGCTCCACCCGCCGCGCAGGCCGTGCACCTGCCAGCGCCGCATGGGGGAGGAGAGAAACGCGAGGACCGAAACAGCATGATGTCCAAGCTGGTCAAGACGCGCGGTCAAGCCTACTTCATGGCCGGAGGGGCCGGTCAGCCACAGCCCCCTCTCCCTGCCGCGCAGAGTCAGCAGCAACCGCTAGCGCCTCCTCCGGGTGGTAAGGTCCCCAGCCCGAACCTGCCTAACACAGACAGAACGGAGCGCGGCGTCAAGACAGCGGCGGTAGAACTGGAAAGCCAGACGGATGCAACAACGAATAGAGTCCGCAGCAGTTTCGGTGCGGAGTCGATCGACACAGCGTCTACCGCTACGGGAGAAGAGGCACCTCCACCACCCGGCGGCGGCGGCACCAACCTACCCCTACCCAGAAGGGACACACTGCTCACTACCGGCCGGGTTACTGACGCCACGGGCGCCCTGACGTCAAAAGTGGATGACGCGACCGACGGCGGTGCCAAGtccaagaagaaaaagaataagcGACAGGGTAAGGTGACGTCGGCTCTACTGCTGTCCAAAGCCAAAGCCAGCGAAGGCGCGATACCTCTACCTCTTATCTCCACGGAGCAGGATCGGAGACCCTTCTTCTACTACAACGGCAAGAGAGAGGATGTCATGGTGGACCCCACGATCCAGAACTGGAGCAAACACTCGCTGGGGGCGGGCACCACGCCACGTGAACGCGCCATCAAGTCTCTGTCCGTTGCCAACACGTTCAAAGAGAAGCCGTGGCTGGCTCAAGTGCAGATCGCTCTCAGGATCGCCGCCAACCCCACCAAGAGAAACGTCCGGAGGTTGAGGAGCGCCAGCAAGAGAACTTTCACCATTCAGTAG